The sequence TTTCAATGGAAATTTGGATGGAATcatcatttcataaattaaattgGATGAGAAAAAAACCTTGGCCCCCAATTGACGTTTGGAGAAAATTTCAAGGAAAAAAAGACAGTTTACCCCTTAAATGAATTGCATCTCTTGCATTGCTTGAATTACGTATATAAAAAtgagtctttttgtttttgaagatcTGAGTTTATGCTTTTTTACTGGAAAACGATAGATTATATCTTAATCTCATTGTTCTTGAATCTctattgtttaatttaattaaattttgatttgattataattaaggAGTGTCTTACACCATCGATACACAAGCCGGAATTGCTTATGTTTCGGGaacaattgaagcggacatgcTTCTCAAGTTATTAGCAAAATCGGGGAAGCATGCAGAGCTGCTCAGAGTTGATTCAGGATACAAGCATCAGTTCTACGAAGCCAAACCTGTTGCTAATTACAGAACTGGACAAGGCTATGGGAACTATTACAATAACAATCATCATTACGGATATTATGGTCACAATGGAAGCTATGGAACAACAATTCCTTATCACCATCATTCTCAGTACTACCCTAGTTACCATGAGACACGGGCAACCCCGCCGGCGCTGAGGTTTCCGCAGCCGCCTCCTCCAATGCAGGTCCATCCATTTTATGATCCGGACACCCAGTGCACTATTATGTGATCAGCTAATATAATGAAATTAAAATGCCATGCTACTTaggtttggtgttttaattTCAAAgctatattaatatatatattattattatatgatGCCCAattcataaaataaatgggctaaAACATTTTGTTTTCCCCTATTCTCCAATATTTGGGAGATTAAGGGTTTGATGATTCGGTTTGCCATTCTCCAATTATTAAAGGAGAATGTTGAATTTGAATggaattttacatatatatatgtataattataTGTATCAGAAGTCAGGGTTTGAGTGGACTTGTCAATTGTATTTGAAGAGTTTAGACTTCAACTGTAATCGACTTTCTGTATTTTAAGCCAAGTAATATTGAATTTTGCTTAATAAGTTTTGGGTAATTGCTATTTGCTCTCGTAATTgcttcattttgattttgttgatcAACCTCATTGGTACAAAGAGAGGTTTGTTAATTTTTGGAATCAAACAACGGTGCTATTGATTCTCTTTTTTATTACACATGGTGATTTGCTACCTGCCCACTTGGGGCAGGACATGGTGCTATTGATTCTCAATAAACTGTAAGGATGCTGCTAAAGAACTCATACACATGCCCCTCGATTTACACTCCAAACCTCGCAAAAACTTACACGTTTATCAATTGAAACTTCTTTAGTTTGGTTTGAAGGCCTCCTTTGATGTACATCCAAGACTCGAATTCTACTTGAGTTTCATGTTTAATGAAAGCtatcatatgtttttttttttttcaaaaagtttGCAAAGACTAAATTGAAAACGGAGCTAATCACCATTTTTaattagtttgcaaatttataCAATACCATAATAACATCTATTTGTGTGACATGGTCATTACATCGCAAGCTCCATAAATCACTTCTACGTTTCTAACTTCTACATTTCTAACACGTGAAAGATATGTAACAACTTAGGCCCCGTTTGTTTGACATGATTATGgaggactggactagactagacTACAGTCCCTTGTTTGGTCTGCACCAGGATTAGGTTTAATGGGATTAGGTCTGACTCGCTAGGATTAAACCCCTCACTAGGAGTTCTAAGCGAAGCACCCCGATCACCCCCGAACTCGTAAGACCTCCTACGCTCATGCGCTCCTGCGAGAGAGAACCTCGCTCAACCTCGATCCTCGACGTGCTCCCTCCTTGCCCTGCTCCCTCATTGTCGTCCTCCTCATCATCATCTCTGCGTCCTGCTCGCCCTCAACTCCATCCTGCTCGCCCTTATCTGGTAAACTTCGAATCCAACATTAtttcttcgaattttttttttgcaaatcgTGATATTACTGGGCTTTATTTGATTTAggtgttttgggtttgagaaattttgaattatagacctctgcacttgaacaaattagggttttgatttttagggtcaaattgagattagaatttggggttttcacaTTTTAGGCCATTTTGAGTACCAAAATGATGATAATCATCATGAAATTGCTGCTGTAAGGGCGGAAAACCCTATAGTTAATGGTCTTTTGCTGTCGACGAAAGAGTCTGCTGAAATGTATGCTGAGTTCTTGGCAGAGCTTGCTATTGCTCTAGGCTTCGATTGGTGGCTGATACATGCTTTTTAAGTTTGTATATCTTTTGATTCTGGTTTTCTAGGGTCTGAAGCTTTTAGATTTTTTTCTTAACCAGTCAATTGTTGATTTGGAATTGTATGTAAGTTTGAACCAACTTAAGTTGTACAATTTGATTATCTTATTCCTCGAATTAGACGTTATGCGAGACTGAAGCTTTACATCGTGTTTCAGGTGCAGGATTTGAACGTTCATGTTGATGTAGAGTTTCAATACAGATGAATAATTGGTATTAGGACTATACTTGAAGCTTTGCATTTGTAGTAATCGGGAATCCTTTAGTTTCACATACACTCGGGTGGTTCTAAGGTGATTTAGGATACTCTCgtactttttttcttctctgattTTTTAGCATGCTTTGGCGCTTTGTCACTTTGTCACATGGATGGAGGCCCATCACTTTGCTTTCTTAATTTCTATGAACACTGTGTTGTACTTTTATAAGAAAATGGAATTGGGGATCAGATGATTTATCTTGGCGTGGTATACGTGGTGGATTGTGTTCATGTTTGGCTCGTTttagaattttttgttttttggtcgaTGGCTCGTTTTAGTTTAAATGCACTAGTTCAGTACTAATGTTTGATAGCCAAGAAACAGTTTTATTGACTTATCGGCTGCCAATGTCCGGGTTCTCTATGTACTTGGACATGATGCAAGTCAGCAGTCTCTTATTCTGTTTCCAACTTTCTAGGAATATAGAAACCACAAAAACGAACTCTTGAACTAATTTAATCCTAAACCAATTTTTTGGCCCGCCTTTCACCGCTTGGGTTAACTAGGAAGGCCTGGTATGGTACATATGAGAAAGAACTTTGGTACACATTTGAAGTTTGCTATAAAACCCCCTGCTGCTACTCAGACGAAAGAGTAAAATTAGGGTAAGAAAGTAGTGGATTACATATTTCCTCaaagttcttcatcttttggtgcCCCATCTTCTCAGCCTTGTTACCTTCGGCTCCCTCGTTTGCTACTTTGCTGTCTTATTTTTCTTAAGAAAGAAAACCCAATCTGAGGTCTTTCAATGCAGTTTCAGGCTCCTCATACATGTTACGAACCCCGTGCTTATGTTGTGATTTTGCTTGATGTTGTGATTTTGTGTATGTTGTGATTTTGCTTGATGTTTTTGTAGTAATAATGTTCATGTGTTTGACAGTTCTAGGTTTGTCTGAGCAAACTGTTATTAGCGGTCTGAAAAGATCGTCTTGCACTATTGGTTGGCATGTATTTTATGTCtcgtgtttttattttttctaaaaaaagagTGCAAAATCATCGTTTTGGACTACCAATTGTCctctttttttaagattcataatatacatggcaaaaatatgctccaattaacccatatcatgagatttgtaacattactctattacacaatggcaaaaatttgtagtcctactctaagcaaacacaaatctgatgaacagtactgtttttattatcctgcttcttagttcGACActacaccaaacgcttcactaagttagtccagcttagtctagtctaagccagtccagcttagtccctgcagctagtccagtccgagacagtccggcgcaacaaacgcacccttaaagTTTATCTTTTCATAAAAGAGGTAAGCTATAAGTCacgattttaattatttttacaaatttgtaCAATATCCTCATTTATCTATTTTTGTTCCATTTTTGTGGAGACATAAGTCGAGTCAATAATAAAATTAGATAAGTTGTTAAACAAGTTTTATATGTAAAAGAGAAGAATACGTTAAACATCCCTAGCATTCGCCTgattacaaaacaaaaacaagaacaggaaaaaaaattaaccactTGTTAGTGTGGCTGCTGGGATTCGAGCCCAGGTCTCCACGGCCACAACGTGGAATTCTTACCACTAAACTACAGCCACAAGTTGTTGTCATTTGACCACATCTATATTATATCTTCAAGACCGTAGAATATACTTTATGGATATAGATATATCTTTgaaaatagggaactttaacaaaaaacatcc is a genomic window of Malus domestica chromosome 09, GDT2T_hap1 containing:
- the LOC139187961 gene encoding heavy metal-associated isoprenylated plant protein 32-like; the protein is MAETTDTGFMSCELKLDTGAPGWHKTMTKVLSKIKGVSYTIDTQAGIAYVSGTIEADMLLKLLAKSGKHAELLRVDSGYKHQFYEAKPVANYRTGQGYGNYYNNNHHYGYYGHNGSYGTTIPYHHHSQYYPSYHETRATPPALRFPQPPPPMQVHPFYDPDTQCTIM